Genomic segment of Candidatus Zixiibacteriota bacterium:
ATGTGAAAAGAGATACCTCTCAATGCATGAATCGCCCCATAGTAAACGTTCAGCGAATCAATCTCCAGTAAATTTGAGTTCTCAATCATGGCTTGCACCAGTCATTGCGAGCCCGCAGGGCGAAGCAATCCATTTATATTGGACAGATTGCTTCGTCGTCCAAATGGACTCCTCGCAATGACAGTTTAATTCTTTTTGCCCTTGAACGATTTTCAAGTCATTTCTTCCCCTAAATAGGCCTCTATCACCTTTGGATCTTTTTTTATCTTCTCTGGTGGACCTTCTGCGATCTTGACCCCGTAATCTAAAACCACAATCCTTTCGCAGCAACCCATAACCACCCTCATATCATGCTCGATTAATAGAATAGTTAAGTCGAAATTCTTTTTGACATCCTTAATCAGATTTGTAAGGGATTCGGTCTCATGAGGATTCATTCCCGCAGTAGGCTCGTCCAAAAGCAAAAGTTTTGGCTCAGTCGCCATAGCTCTGGCTATTTCTAATCTTCTTTGTTGACCATAAGGTAGATTACTCGCCTTTTCTTCTTTCAAAAGGTCCAGCCCGAAAATTTTCAACAGATTCATCGATCTTTCTGCAAGCTCATTTTCCTCTTCTTCGAATCTTTTACTGCGGAGGACAGAACTGAACATCCCTTCTTTGGAATGAAGATGGCAGGCGGTCTTGACATTATCCAAAACTGAAAGATTCTGGAATAACCTTATGTTCTGGAAGGTCCTTCCTATCCCGTACGAGGTTATCTGGTACGGTTTCTTGCCATTAAGTTTTTTATCCTGAAATATAATCTCTCCAGCAGTCGGATTATAAACCCCGGTAATCAGGTTGAAAAGAGTGGTTTTGCCTGCGCCATTTGGCCCGATTAGCCCCACTAGCTCCCCCTTTTCCAAAGACATATCCAAACCCTCAACCGCCTTCAGCCCCCCGAAGTGCATGGAACAGTTTTTTATCTCAAGCAGTGACATTTATTAGCAACCTGATTTGCATTTATTTTTTCTAATTTTTGTAGGGAAACCTTTCAGGGTTGCTTATTTTCGCAAGGCTGAAGCCTTGCCCTACAATTTCTCACTCCTGTGGGAGCCTACCTGGTTCGATAAACTCGCCACCTGAAGCACCTGGGCGGGGAAACCCCGCCCCTACAAGCTCGTCGGGCATAAAGCCCGACGCTACAGTTTTTTACTTTTCCTTTTTCTGTCTTCCTTCTTCCTTTTTATTCATTCGTCATTCGTCATCCGTCATTATTTCCCTTGAACCCTTGTCCCCTAGTCCGCCTCTGGCGGATTGAATCCTCTTCATTTCTCAGTTTTCTCAACGAACTTCCCGGTCCTGTCGATAAAACCCCACCTGTCCCCAATCTTCACTCCTGCCAGCCCTTCAGAAAATATCCCGGCAAAATCAAATTGGGGACTAATTACCATCTTCCCTTTTTTATCGATATAGCCCCACTTCCTGTCAATTAATACTGGTGCCAGGCCTTCGGAAAAAGGCCAGACCGTCTCAAATTGAGGATTAATCACCACATCTCCGGTTTTGTCAATATATCCATACCTGCCTCTTATCTTTACCATTGCCAGACCTTCGGTAAAAACCCCAGCATCTTCAAACTGCGGATTAATCGCCACCTCACCTTCTCTATCAATATATCCCCACTTGTTTTCGATTTTTACCCCAGCTAAGCCTTCCGAAAAGGGGAGAACATCATTGAATTTCGGTTCCACTGCCATCTTACCGGTTTTGTCGATATAGCCGTACTTGTCGCCGAATTCTAACTGAACTGCTGCCAGACCTTCTGAAAAAAGCCAGGCAAAATCAAATTGCGGATGAATTACCATCTTCCCTTTTTTGTCGATATACCCCCACTTTCCGCCTATCCTTACCCCAGCCAGTCCTTCTGAAAAGTCTCCAGCAAAATTAAACTGTGGATTAATCACCGCTTTCCCCTTTTTGTCTATATATCCCCATTTCCCCCCGAGCTTTATAGTTGCCAGCCCTTCTGAAAAACGCCCGACTGATTCAAACTGGGGTGGGATTACTATCTTCTCAGTTTCGTCGATATAACCGTACAGGTCACCGATTTTCACCACTGCCAGCCCTTCAAAAAATCCCCCAACGTAGTCATACTCCGGTTTCTTGGATTGTTGCCCTTCACTGGCTTCTGACTGAGCCAGATCCCCGGATGAAGGTGTAGACTCATCAGATGGCGAACCATCCATAGTCTTGTCTATTTTATTGATATAACCCCATTTGCCATTCTGCTCCACCGGAAAGGACTGGCTTAATTCTTTGGTCTCCATACTCTGGCTAAATGACGTTGTAGCAAAAACAGCCAGAAAGATAAAAAAGAATTTCACACTTCTCACTTTAATCCTTTTTTAAGAGCCTAAAGGGCTTATTTGGTCATAGCCAGGAGTCCATTTGGACTACGAAGCAATTTGTCCAAAATTGACGGATTGCTTCGCCCCGACGGGTCGGGGGCTCGCAATGACAGCATATTTTTTTTTGCAAGGCTGAAGCCTTGCCCTACATTCTGGGCGGGGAAACCCCGCCCCTACAAGCTCGTCAGGCTTAAAGCCCAACGCTACGGTTTTTTACTTTTCCTTCTTCTGTCTTACATCTTTCTTTTTATTTATTCATCATTCATCATCAGTCATCCGTCATTATTTTCCTTGAATCCTCGTAGCATTTTATTCCACGTCAATCATTTTGCTACCTGTTCTTTTCTCACAAATATATTCTTTATAGCCAGTAAACTAAACTCCTTTAACCCAAAAATACCTTGAGGACGTGTCAACATCAGGATTATAAGAATCAGTGAATATATTACCATCCGGTAATCCTTGACCACTCTCAAAAATTCCGGAAGAATCGTCAGAATAATCGCTGCCAGAATTGAGCCGGTGATACTTCCCATCCCACCCAGGACCACCATAATGATTATCTCAATCGAGCGCATAAAGGTAAAGCTGTTAGTGTGCAGATACATAAGATAATGCCCGAAAAGCCCTCCGGCGATTCCGGCAAAAAATGCCCCGATGACGAAGGCATAGACTTTATAATAGGTAGTGTTTATCCCCATCGCCTCTGCTGCTACTTCATCTTCCCGGACTGAAAGGAAAGCCCGGCCATGCGTTGAATTGATTAAATTCCGGATTACTACCACGGTCAACACCATAAAAAATAAAACCCAGAAAAGATTGGTGTACCCGGGGATGTCTGCAAAACCTCTGGCTCCGCCCACTGCATCGATATTCAAAATCAGGACCCGGATTATCTCACCGAAACCCAGAGTCGCAATTGCCAGGTAATCTCCTTTTAATCTCAGAGAGGGAATACCTACAATCAACCCTGCCAGAGCTGCTAAGGTACCTCCCAGGATTAGAGCGGAGACAAAGATAACCGATTTTGCCAGCCAGGGGAAAAGAAGAATAGAGGTCAGACTCGGGACCAGGTTTCTGCCGAAATAGAAGGTGAAAAATGCCGAGGTGTACCCGCCAATAGCCATAAAACCAGCATGACCAATGGAGAACTGACCGGTAAATCCATTTATCAAATTCAGGCTCACAGCCAGGATAATGTTTATGCCAATCAGGATCAATATCTGAAAGAGATAAGGGTTCATCCGGCGAGGGAGATAGTAATTAACCAGAAGCAGAAATCCTATGACCAGAATAATGAAGATGATTTTCTTAAATTGCATATTTCGGTATTCGGTATTTGCTATTAGCTATTCGCTTTTTGCTTTTAGTTTTAACCCTTGAGCTTTTATCCGCCAAGTCGGGAAGAAACAATCCGTCCACAGTGTATGGATT
This window contains:
- a CDS encoding WG repeat-containing protein, with translation MKFFFIFLAVFATTSFSQSMETKELSQSFPVEQNGKWGYINKIDKTMDGSPSDESTPSSGDLAQSEASEGQQSKKPEYDYVGGFFEGLAVVKIGDLYGYIDETEKIVIPPQFESVGRFSEGLATIKLGGKWGYIDKKGKAVINPQFNFAGDFSEGLAGVRIGGKWGYIDKKGKMVIHPQFDFAWLFSEGLAAVQLEFGDKYGYIDKTGKMAVEPKFNDVLPFSEGLAGVKIENKWGYIDREGEVAINPQFEDAGVFTEGLAMVKIRGRYGYIDKTGDVVINPQFETVWPFSEGLAPVLIDRKWGYIDKKGKMVISPQFDFAGIFSEGLAGVKIGDRWGFIDRTGKFVEKTEK
- a CDS encoding branched-chain amino acid ABC transporter permease, whose protein sequence is MQFKKIIFIILVIGFLLLVNYYLPRRMNPYLFQILILIGINIILAVSLNLINGFTGQFSIGHAGFMAIGGYTSAFFTFYFGRNLVPSLTSILLFPWLAKSVIFVSALILGGTLAALAGLIVGIPSLRLKGDYLAIATLGFGEIIRVLILNIDAVGGARGFADIPGYTNLFWVLFFMVLTVVVIRNLINSTHGRAFLSVREDEVAAEAMGINTTYYKVYAFVIGAFFAGIAGGLFGHYLMYLHTNSFTFMRSIEIIIMVVLGGMGSITGSILAAIILTILPEFLRVVKDYRMVIYSLILIILMLTRPQGIFGLKEFSLLAIKNIFVRKEQVAK
- a CDS encoding ABC transporter ATP-binding protein; the protein is MSLLEIKNCSMHFGGLKAVEGLDMSLEKGELVGLIGPNGAGKTTLFNLITGVYNPTAGEIIFQDKKLNGKKPYQITSYGIGRTFQNIRLFQNLSVLDNVKTACHLHSKEGMFSSVLRSKRFEEEENELAERSMNLLKIFGLDLLKEEKASNLPYGQQRRLEIARAMATEPKLLLLDEPTAGMNPHETESLTNLIKDVKKNFDLTILLIEHDMRVVMGCCERIVVLDYGVKIAEGPPEKIKKDPKVIEAYLGEEMT